A part of Chloracidobacterium sp. genomic DNA contains:
- a CDS encoding diacylglycerol kinase family protein, giving the protein MKPLSAKPSRTRAPLDAGRLVASFAYAWAGIVHTWRHQPNFRIECGIGLGALALAWWLEAGLAPVLVMSALVLALEMINSAIEAVVDLASPEWRPLAKIAKDAAAGATLLAATFSVLVGLVVLGPPLWVKLYALWRGLPFIR; this is encoded by the coding sequence ATGAAACCACTATCCGCTAAGCCGTCACGAACGCGCGCCCCGCTGGACGCCGGACGGCTGGTGGCGTCGTTCGCCTATGCTTGGGCCGGCATTGTCCACACGTGGCGGCATCAGCCGAATTTTCGGATTGAATGTGGGATTGGGCTGGGCGCCTTGGCGCTGGCGTGGTGGCTAGAAGCCGGCCTTGCGCCGGTGTTGGTGATGTCGGCGCTGGTGCTAGCGTTGGAAATGATCAACAGCGCGATTGAGGCGGTGGTGGATTTGGCGTCGCCGGAGTGGCGTCCGCTGGCGAAGATCGCCAAGGACGCGGCGGCCGGCGCAACCTTGCTGGCGGCGACCTTTTCAGTTTTGGTCGGCTTGGTTGTGTTGGGTCCGCCGCTGTGGGTCAAGCTGTACGCGCTGTGGCGTGGCTTGCCATTCATCCGATAA
- the trmFO gene encoding methylenetetrahydrofolate--tRNA-(uracil(54)-C(5))-methyltransferase (FADH(2)-oxidizing) TrmFO, with protein sequence MTDVVTIIGGGLAGCEAAWQCAEQGVPVRLYEMRPVRQTPAHTTDRLAEIVCSNSFKSDEVNTAPHLLKEELRRARSLLIAVAEKTRVPAGAALAIDRERFAAEVTERITAHPRITVVREEVTTIPREGVVVIATGPLTSDALAAEIQKLAGAEQLYFYDAIAPVVDADTINYDVVFRAARYGKGGDDYLNCPLTKAQYEAFVDALLAAECVTPKDFEADKAKYFEACLPIDVAVRRGRDTLRFGPMKPVGLRDPRTGEEPYAVVQLRQENLMADSYSLVGFQNSLKWSAQKKLLRMIPGLEQAEFLKFGQVHRNTYVNGPKLLTPTLQVKHEPRLFFAGQISGVEGYVESLATGLAVGRWAAALVKGRPLIPIPRASAIGSLINYVAHCENNDYQPVNITFALLPPLPEPEARKLKRKPERRARQIELALAAFEHWLRAMEGSAAATGEAA encoded by the coding sequence TTGACCGACGTAGTGACCATCATTGGCGGTGGACTGGCAGGCTGTGAAGCGGCGTGGCAGTGCGCCGAGCAGGGTGTTCCCGTCCGGCTGTACGAAATGCGCCCTGTCCGCCAGACACCCGCCCACACAACCGACCGGTTGGCGGAAATCGTCTGTAGCAACTCGTTCAAGTCGGACGAAGTCAATACTGCGCCGCACTTGCTCAAAGAGGAACTCCGCCGCGCACGATCCCTGCTCATCGCTGTCGCCGAAAAGACGCGCGTCCCGGCTGGAGCGGCGCTGGCGATAGACCGTGAGCGATTCGCCGCCGAGGTAACGGAGCGCATTACGGCGCACCCGCGCATTACTGTTGTCCGTGAAGAAGTCACAACCATCCCCCGCGAAGGCGTCGTTGTCATTGCCACTGGGCCGCTCACATCCGACGCGCTAGCGGCGGAGATTCAAAAGCTGGCCGGTGCGGAGCAGTTGTACTTTTACGACGCTATCGCGCCGGTGGTGGACGCCGACACCATCAACTACGACGTGGTGTTTCGAGCGGCGCGGTATGGTAAGGGCGGCGACGATTATCTGAACTGTCCATTGACCAAAGCCCAGTATGAAGCGTTTGTGGATGCGCTGTTGGCGGCCGAATGCGTCACGCCGAAGGACTTTGAAGCCGACAAAGCCAAGTACTTCGAGGCCTGCCTGCCGATTGATGTCGCCGTTCGACGCGGACGCGACACCCTGCGCTTTGGCCCTATGAAACCGGTCGGTTTACGCGATCCGCGAACCGGGGAAGAACCATACGCCGTGGTTCAACTGCGGCAGGAGAATCTCATGGCCGACAGCTACAGTCTGGTTGGTTTTCAGAATTCCCTCAAATGGAGCGCGCAAAAAAAACTGTTGCGGATGATTCCAGGGCTGGAGCAGGCGGAATTTCTGAAGTTCGGGCAGGTACACCGCAACACCTACGTCAACGGCCCAAAGCTGCTGACGCCGACATTACAAGTCAAACATGAGCCGCGCCTGTTTTTCGCGGGACAGATTTCCGGTGTTGAAGGTTATGTTGAGTCGCTGGCGACAGGGTTGGCGGTCGGGCGCTGGGCGGCGGCGCTGGTCAAGGGGCGTCCCCTGATCCCGATTCCACGCGCATCGGCCATTGGCAGTCTTATCAACTACGTCGCCCACTGCGAAAACAACGATTACCAGCCGGTCAACATCACGTTTGCCTTACTACCGCCGCTTCCTGAACCGGAAGCGCGGAAGCTCAAACGGAAACCGGAACGGCGCGCGCGCCAAATTGAGTTGGCATTGGCGGCCTTTGAGCATTGGCTGCGAGCGATGGAAGGCAGCGCGGCGGCGACCGGCGAGGCGGCATGA
- a CDS encoding NUDIX hydrolase, whose translation MSGVRPWRKLPPEPMVHAKVFTLYRERACPPDAEVSDVTAQNFYVLHAPTWVNIIPITPTGEVVLVEQYRHGIDQVTLEIPGGMLDEHYDGSPAAAAAREMAEETGYVAASIEPLGYCHPNPAIQNNRCFSFVGRGAQKLKPTHFDQHEELAIRLVPLQDIPTLIREGRITHALVIVAFHRLSLLESFKPS comes from the coding sequence ATGAGTGGCGTTCGTCCTTGGCGTAAGCTGCCGCCCGAACCGATGGTTCACGCCAAGGTCTTCACTTTGTATCGAGAGCGGGCTTGTCCGCCGGACGCCGAGGTGAGTGACGTGACGGCGCAAAACTTCTATGTCCTGCATGCGCCGACTTGGGTCAACATCATCCCGATTACGCCGACCGGGGAAGTCGTCTTAGTTGAGCAGTACCGCCACGGCATTGATCAGGTGACGCTTGAAATCCCTGGTGGGATGTTAGACGAACATTATGACGGTTCACCGGCCGCCGCCGCCGCGCGCGAAATGGCGGAGGAAACGGGCTACGTGGCCGCCTCGATTGAGCCGCTTGGGTATTGTCATCCTAACCCGGCGATTCAGAACAATCGGTGCTTTAGTTTTGTCGGACGCGGTGCGCAAAAGCTCAAGCCGACCCACTTTGATCAGCATGAGGAGCTTGCAATTCGACTTGTTCCGCTGCAGGACATCCCCACCCTTATCAGGGAGGGGCGGATTACCCACGCGCTGGTGATCGTGGCGTTTCATCGGCTGAGTTTGTTGGAGAGCTTCAAGCCCTCATGA
- a CDS encoding VWA domain-containing protein: protein MSRTNMKVLRRFQRLLFRLTAVLWLLGACGAAATAQVVPLPDDAVRGRNSDSTADVVVRADYVTVLTAVQDVTGAPVGDLGDDDFEIYEDGQLQTISRVSRQDDQPLRLAMLLDISASVRNRLKFEQDAALDFFRRVLRPEDRAALYAFNHDVYLRQDLTGSVAALESALRGLDARGATALYDAIFIAARRLEREPGRRIIVVVSDGQNTVSRVTRERAVEEVNRTDAVVFGICPVIRTEYDDFLPPPDNDFELLCRQTGGRVFMVTSLPELAVGFAQLESELRAQYMLSYYSSNEARDGKFRRIEVRVKRPGVTVRARRGYYAPTQ, encoded by the coding sequence ATGAGTCGAACAAACATGAAGGTCTTGCGACGGTTTCAGCGGTTGCTGTTCCGGCTGACAGCCGTGCTGTGGTTGCTGGGAGCGTGCGGCGCGGCGGCGACGGCGCAGGTGGTACCGCTGCCGGACGATGCCGTACGCGGGCGGAACAGCGACTCGACGGCTGATGTCGTCGTCCGCGCGGACTACGTAACGGTGCTGACCGCCGTCCAAGATGTGACAGGGGCGCCGGTGGGCGATCTTGGCGACGATGACTTTGAAATCTATGAAGACGGACAACTTCAGACCATCAGTCGCGTCAGCCGCCAAGACGATCAACCGCTGCGATTGGCGATGCTGTTGGACATTAGCGCCAGCGTACGGAATCGTTTGAAGTTTGAACAGGATGCGGCGCTCGATTTTTTTCGGCGAGTACTGCGGCCGGAGGATCGCGCCGCCCTGTACGCCTTCAATCACGACGTGTACCTCCGGCAGGATTTGACGGGGAGTGTGGCGGCGCTGGAGTCGGCGTTGCGCGGACTGGACGCGCGCGGTGCAACGGCGCTTTATGACGCCATCTTCATCGCCGCCCGGCGACTGGAGCGCGAACCGGGGCGGCGCATCATCGTTGTGGTCTCCGACGGACAAAACACTGTCAGCCGCGTCACACGCGAGCGCGCCGTTGAGGAAGTCAACCGGACGGACGCCGTGGTGTTTGGGATCTGTCCAGTGATCCGGACAGAGTATGACGATTTCCTGCCGCCGCCGGACAATGACTTTGAGCTGCTGTGTCGTCAGACTGGCGGGCGCGTCTTCATGGTGACGAGCCTACCGGAGTTGGCGGTTGGTTTTGCCCAACTGGAAAGCGAGCTGCGGGCGCAGTACATGTTGAGCTACTACTCTTCGAACGAGGCGCGCGACGGTAAATTTCGCCGGATTGAGGTGCGGGTGAAACGGCCCGGCGTCACCGTCCGGGCGCGGCGCGGCTACTATGCGCCAACGCAGTAG
- a CDS encoding S9 family peptidase: MSHLAKLFIGVLIISTSVSTLAQTPPAPRRLDKTTFMEMESVTNPAISPDGRRIVFTRTFTDKMTDRYRSTLWMVESDGSRVRELTGQTYSARQPVWSPDGKRIAFIAERDGTAQIHVLTPDTGDIVQLTHLEREPADLCWSPDGTRLAFSMLVPDTDSPLPIKLPEAPKGAQWAKPAVVIDRLTWAVDGQGQIPKAKRQVFTLDARLGGTPRQITDGKYSYDDPEWSSDGKRLYVSSIRRDDWEFARGDSEIYVIELATQTIRPLTDRRGRDAQPKASPDGKRIAYVGYDYQKLTFHLSSLYVMNADGSDARLWAGDLPSSPTNVVWARDGGGVYFTVEERGTAQLYFAPVGGKARCVTEGVHVLSGVSLAANGQAAAVRSTFTEPGTLVTFNVARPTEMRMLVDVNADVLEGLTLGAAQELNFTAPDGLNLQGWLIKPADFDPTKKYPMVLWIHGGPWSMYSVGFNWAFQNFAAEGYAVLYTNPRGSTGYGQAFVNGIQYAYPGKDYDDLMAGVDAALKTGFIDEKNLFVCGGSGGGVLTAWIVGHTDRFAAAVSMRPVVNWHSFVGTTDGPVTWYDQFQKYPWEDPQEFAVRSPLSYVANVTTPTMLLTGEADLRTPIGQTEEYYRALKMLGKPTLLVRVPEEFHSFRRPSHQLAQQLYLMAWFEKHRRS; encoded by the coding sequence ATGTCCCACCTTGCAAAATTGTTCATCGGCGTGCTGATCATCAGCACATCGGTTTCAACGCTTGCCCAGACGCCGCCGGCGCCCCGCCGGCTCGATAAGACGACTTTCATGGAAATGGAATCGGTGACGAATCCGGCAATCTCGCCTGACGGTCGGCGGATTGTGTTCACCCGCACCTTTACCGACAAAATGACTGACCGCTACCGCTCAACGCTCTGGATGGTGGAAAGCGACGGCAGCCGCGTCCGCGAGTTGACCGGACAGACCTACAGCGCGCGCCAGCCCGTCTGGTCACCCGACGGGAAACGCATCGCCTTCATCGCCGAGCGCGACGGGACAGCGCAAATTCACGTCCTGACGCCTGACACTGGCGACATCGTGCAACTGACCCATCTGGAACGCGAGCCGGCTGACTTGTGTTGGTCGCCGGATGGAACGCGACTGGCCTTTTCGATGCTTGTTCCTGACACTGATTCGCCCCTGCCCATCAAGTTGCCGGAAGCGCCCAAAGGCGCGCAATGGGCTAAGCCGGCCGTCGTCATTGACCGCCTGACGTGGGCCGTGGACGGTCAAGGCCAGATTCCCAAAGCCAAACGCCAAGTGTTTACGCTGGACGCCCGCCTCGGTGGGACCCCCCGCCAAATCACCGACGGCAAATACAGCTATGATGACCCGGAATGGTCGTCCGACGGCAAGCGCCTGTATGTGTCGTCCATTCGGCGCGACGACTGGGAGTTCGCGCGGGGGGACAGCGAGATTTACGTCATTGAGTTGGCGACCCAAACGATTCGCCCGCTGACCGACCGCCGTGGACGCGACGCGCAGCCGAAGGCGTCGCCGGACGGCAAACGCATCGCCTACGTCGGCTACGACTACCAAAAACTCACGTTTCATCTCTCAAGCCTCTATGTGATGAACGCCGACGGCAGTGACGCGCGGCTCTGGGCGGGCGATTTACCGAGTTCGCCGACGAACGTTGTCTGGGCGCGCGACGGCGGCGGCGTCTATTTCACAGTCGAGGAACGAGGTACGGCGCAGCTTTACTTTGCGCCGGTCGGCGGCAAGGCGCGGTGCGTCACCGAAGGCGTCCATGTGCTGAGCGGCGTGTCGCTCGCCGCCAACGGACAGGCGGCGGCTGTCCGCTCAACCTTTACCGAGCCGGGGACGCTCGTCACCTTCAACGTCGCCCGTCCTACCGAGATGCGCATGCTGGTGGACGTCAATGCCGACGTACTCGAAGGCCTGACGCTCGGCGCGGCGCAAGAACTCAACTTCACAGCGCCGGATGGCCTCAATCTTCAGGGGTGGCTCATCAAACCGGCCGACTTCGACCCGACGAAGAAGTACCCCATGGTGCTGTGGATTCACGGCGGGCCGTGGTCAATGTATTCGGTTGGTTTCAACTGGGCGTTTCAAAACTTCGCCGCCGAGGGCTACGCCGTGCTCTACACCAACCCGCGCGGCTCGACCGGCTATGGGCAGGCGTTCGTCAACGGCATTCAGTACGCCTATCCGGGCAAGGACTACGACGACCTCATGGCCGGTGTGGACGCGGCGCTCAAAACCGGCTTCATTGACGAGAAAAACCTCTTCGTATGCGGCGGTTCAGGCGGCGGTGTCCTGACGGCGTGGATTGTCGGTCATACGGACCGGTTTGCGGCGGCTGTCTCGATGCGGCCGGTCGTCAACTGGCATTCCTTCGTCGGGACGACAGATGGCCCTGTGACGTGGTATGACCAGTTTCAGAAGTATCCGTGGGAGGACCCGCAGGAATTCGCCGTTCGGTCACCGCTCAGTTATGTCGCCAACGTCACGACGCCGACGATGTTGCTGACCGGCGAAGCCGACCTCCGTACGCCTATCGGACAGACGGAAGAGTACTACCGGGCGCTCAAAATGCTGGGGAAGCCAACCCTGCTCGTGCGCGTCCCGGAAGAGTTTCACAGCTTCCGGCGTCCGTCCCACCAGCTGGCCCAGCAGCTTTACCTAATGGCTTGGTTTGAAAAGCACCGCCGGTCGTGA
- a CDS encoding carboxypeptidase regulatory-like domain-containing protein encodes MKSLFVRFGLAVGVIGWFSLCAVAQTTGVISGIVRDPSNAVVAGASITLTLQGTQITRTGVSDENGVFEFPSLPVGSYRLTVTADGFKRYEQTNIEVSLGRVSNVDVKLEIGEAGEVVKVEASGTPSVETENTQIGASVNSRAVVNLPLNTRDTYQFLQLQPGVQSQLGSDLFTGSDQPGVVSVNGGRGRSNNFNVNGGEANDLYVNLPAIQPSPDAIEEFRVITNGFDAEYGRNSGSVINVVTKSGSDQFRGNLFEFFRNRVLNARNFFNLEKPAYNQHIFGGTFGGPIWRGRTYFFTSYEGRRIRQGIPSDVVPVPTPAERLGDFSAGPMFTGFIADAAVAAVLNARPGCAAAVAAAGGAPITAGTAYADIFPGNRIPIPCFDRTAHDLLRQFVPLPNLGESFFQANPVARRRGDQGTLRLDHRLTDRQQLSAFVFYSDSFSLEPFARVADSGANLPGFGNVNNARIAQINLSHTWTGATAVNELRAVYFRQNLFRFNSPERSNLVNRSCRDVPPELCFSDPNNPRLGIVVGVGTPHEGVPWIGLEGGFSIGNNYQGEIPQVVNTYQITNNFTRILGNHTLKFGADLRQQRYLMTNFGALNGQFSIFGGGPNSVGFTNLIPNYLLGLVDSYYQTGAQTSHFYSNAVYLFAQDSWKITPSVTLNYGLRWELNTPPADRFRRVQSFRAGLASTQFPCRLDPSNPLVGVFGSQDCSPTGPARAVFPLGLGIPGDEGVPDGLFRTYYRAFAPRLGLAWSPSWQNGWLAKLTGGPGNSSLRAGWGMFYNGPIEGLILAQLVPQPPFGVSSNITNTFLSTPFLRQDGTIVPNPSNGILNPRRGDPVDYSVFRPILLYGQLPPVLRPQYSVQYSLTLQRKLQKDLLFQIGYVGTQGHRLLLTRDINFGNPQTCLDLNRILGPGTCGPFGADNAYFVPAGAIPAGVTLHLPYGPQRTVTGPNNPAITLVGLRPFSSPFCNPLTGEGCPPDGVPVFASLFERQTAGNSNYHSLQVLVEKRFEEKGIQVQAAYTWSKSIDNASSFENIVNPINPRLSRSLSLFDARHRLVVTFDYRLPNVTNRRWLGGMLNNWAVSGIAVYQTGFPIRITSSDDLELMNSFDFELPGQPDLVGRFRTFDPRRNNLYFFDPAAFAPQALGTIGNAPRTICCGPGIHNYDFVVRKNIPLTERMRIEFRSEFFNLFNQTQFLNPRGNITEGENFGRVTRARDPRQIQFALKLFF; translated from the coding sequence ATGAAGAGCCTGTTCGTTCGCTTCGGCTTGGCTGTCGGCGTTATCGGTTGGTTCTCGCTCTGCGCTGTGGCGCAGACGACCGGCGTCATTAGCGGCATTGTCAGAGATCCAAGCAATGCCGTGGTCGCTGGAGCCAGCATTACGCTTACGCTTCAGGGAACCCAGATCACCCGAACCGGTGTTTCCGATGAAAACGGCGTCTTTGAGTTTCCATCGCTGCCGGTCGGGTCCTACCGATTAACGGTCACGGCCGATGGCTTCAAACGGTATGAACAAACCAACATCGAGGTGAGCTTAGGGCGCGTCAGCAATGTAGACGTCAAACTGGAAATCGGCGAGGCCGGTGAAGTCGTCAAAGTTGAAGCGAGCGGTACGCCATCGGTTGAAACAGAAAACACGCAAATCGGCGCTTCAGTCAACAGCCGCGCCGTGGTTAACTTGCCGCTAAACACGCGCGATACATACCAGTTTCTGCAGCTTCAGCCGGGCGTCCAGTCACAACTTGGCTCAGACCTGTTTACGGGCAGCGATCAACCGGGCGTCGTCTCCGTCAACGGCGGACGCGGCAGGTCAAACAATTTCAATGTCAACGGCGGTGAAGCCAATGATCTTTATGTCAATTTGCCCGCTATTCAGCCTTCTCCCGACGCCATCGAAGAATTTCGCGTCATCACAAACGGCTTTGACGCCGAATACGGGCGTAATTCCGGCTCAGTGATCAACGTTGTCACCAAGTCCGGCAGCGACCAATTCCGTGGCAATCTCTTTGAGTTTTTCCGAAATCGGGTACTCAATGCACGGAACTTTTTCAACCTTGAAAAGCCCGCCTACAACCAGCATATTTTCGGCGGTACGTTCGGCGGCCCTATATGGCGCGGGCGGACGTACTTTTTCACCTCGTATGAGGGACGGCGCATCCGGCAGGGCATCCCGTCGGATGTGGTTCCGGTTCCGACACCTGCTGAACGGCTGGGCGATTTTAGCGCCGGGCCGATGTTCACCGGCTTTATTGCGGATGCAGCCGTGGCGGCGGTACTGAACGCGCGTCCAGGCTGCGCGGCGGCGGTGGCGGCCGCCGGAGGCGCGCCGATTACAGCCGGCACAGCCTACGCCGACATCTTTCCGGGCAACCGAATTCCGATACCCTGTTTTGACCGGACGGCGCACGATCTGCTGCGTCAATTCGTTCCACTCCCGAATCTGGGCGAAAGTTTCTTTCAAGCCAACCCGGTGGCGCGTCGCCGGGGCGACCAAGGAACCTTGCGCCTTGATCACCGTCTGACAGACCGGCAACAACTTAGCGCCTTTGTTTTTTACTCGGACAGCTTTAGCTTAGAGCCATTTGCGCGGGTAGCGGACTCCGGGGCCAACCTGCCCGGTTTCGGCAACGTCAACAACGCGCGTATCGCACAAATCAACCTCTCGCATACGTGGACAGGCGCAACGGCTGTCAATGAGTTGCGCGCCGTATATTTCCGTCAGAATCTCTTTCGCTTCAACAGCCCGGAACGCTCCAACCTCGTCAACCGATCCTGTCGGGACGTGCCGCCGGAGCTTTGTTTTTCCGATCCGAACAACCCGCGACTTGGTATCGTCGTCGGCGTTGGAACGCCGCATGAGGGCGTGCCATGGATTGGTCTGGAAGGGGGCTTTTCAATCGGCAACAACTACCAGGGCGAAATTCCGCAGGTTGTCAACACCTACCAGATCACGAACAACTTCACGCGCATTCTGGGCAACCACACGCTCAAGTTCGGCGCAGACCTGCGCCAACAGCGTTACTTGATGACCAACTTCGGCGCGCTCAACGGGCAGTTCAGCATTTTCGGCGGCGGGCCGAACAGCGTTGGCTTTACGAATCTGATACCGAACTACCTCTTGGGACTGGTGGACTCCTACTATCAGACCGGCGCGCAAACGTCGCACTTCTACAGCAACGCCGTGTATCTGTTCGCTCAGGACAGTTGGAAAATCACGCCGAGCGTCACGCTCAACTACGGTCTGCGGTGGGAACTCAACACACCGCCGGCCGACCGTTTCCGCCGCGTGCAGTCATTTCGCGCCGGACTGGCGAGTACACAGTTCCCCTGCCGACTTGACCCAAGCAACCCGCTGGTCGGCGTGTTCGGCTCACAGGATTGCAGCCCGACAGGGCCGGCTCGCGCCGTCTTTCCGCTAGGACTGGGAATCCCAGGGGATGAAGGCGTGCCGGACGGCTTGTTTAGAACCTACTACCGGGCGTTTGCGCCGCGCTTGGGCTTGGCGTGGAGTCCGTCATGGCAAAACGGCTGGTTGGCGAAGCTGACCGGCGGCCCTGGCAACAGCAGCCTGCGCGCCGGATGGGGCATGTTCTACAACGGCCCGATTGAAGGGCTGATTCTGGCCCAACTCGTGCCGCAACCCCCCTTCGGCGTTAGCTCTAACATCACGAATACTTTTCTCAGCACGCCGTTTTTGCGGCAGGACGGTACGATTGTGCCGAATCCGTCGAATGGGATTCTGAATCCGCGACGCGGCGACCCGGTGGATTATTCCGTGTTTCGTCCCATTCTTCTGTATGGGCAACTGCCGCCGGTGCTGCGCCCACAGTATTCGGTGCAGTACAGCCTGACGCTTCAGCGGAAGCTCCAGAAGGATTTGTTGTTCCAGATCGGCTATGTAGGGACGCAGGGGCATCGGCTGCTGCTCACCCGCGACATCAACTTTGGTAATCCGCAGACCTGCCTTGATTTGAACCGGATTCTGGGACCCGGTACGTGCGGGCCGTTCGGGGCCGACAACGCCTACTTCGTCCCGGCCGGCGCGATTCCGGCCGGTGTGACGCTGCACCTGCCGTACGGCCCGCAGCGCACTGTGACCGGCCCGAACAACCCGGCCATTACGCTGGTCGGCCTGCGTCCGTTTTCGTCGCCCTTCTGCAACCCACTGACGGGCGAGGGCTGTCCGCCGGACGGCGTGCCGGTTTTTGCGAGCCTTTTTGAACGGCAAACAGCCGGCAACTCCAACTACCATTCGCTTCAGGTGCTGGTTGAAAAGCGGTTTGAGGAAAAGGGCATCCAAGTACAGGCCGCTTATACGTGGAGCAAATCTATTGACAACGCTTCGAGCTTTGAAAACATCGTCAACCCCATCAACCCGCGTTTGAGCCGGTCGCTGTCGTTGTTTGACGCGCGGCATCGGCTGGTCGTGACCTTTGACTACCGGCTGCCGAACGTCACCAACCGCCGGTGGCTGGGCGGCATGCTCAACAACTGGGCCGTGAGCGGCATCGCCGTCTATCAGACCGGGTTTCCGATTCGCATCACGTCGTCGGACGACTTGGAGTTGATGAACAGCTTTGACTTCGAGCTTCCCGGTCAGCCCGACCTTGTGGGACGGTTTCGGACGTTCGACCCGCGACGCAACAACCTGTACTTCTTTGACCCGGCGGCTTTTGCGCCGCAGGCGTTGGGGACGATCGGCAACGCGCCGCGTACGATTTGCTGCGGGCCGGGCATTCACAACTACGACTTTGTGGTGCGGAAGAACATTCCGCTTACTGAGCGGATGCGGATTGAGTTTCGCAGCGAGTTTTTCAACCTCTTCAACCAAACCCAATTCCTGAACCCGCGCGGGAACATCACCGAGGGCGAAAACTTCGGGCGGGTGACGCGGGCGCGCGATCCGCGCCAAATCCAGTTTGCGCTCAAGCTGTTCTTCTAG
- a CDS encoding glycosyltransferase family 2 protein has protein sequence MAGKLSIVMPIYNERRTLREIVARVQAVALPLEKEIICVDDCSTDGTTEILRELAEAHPNLRAFFQPVNRGKGAALREGFKHATGDYVIIQDADLEYDPEDYKQILPPLMEGKADVVYGSRFMGGQPHRVLYFWHSMGNWLLTLLSNMVSDLNLTDMETCYKAFRREVIQSIPLEQDRFGFEPEVTIKVARRRLRVYEVGISYYGRTYEEGKKIGWKDGVKALWCIAKYGLTVPRAPLPPVTEPLEQPAVRTDETTIR, from the coding sequence ATGGCGGGTAAGTTGTCGATTGTGATGCCAATCTATAACGAACGCCGGACGCTGCGCGAAATCGTCGCTCGTGTCCAGGCGGTGGCGTTGCCGCTAGAGAAAGAAATCATCTGCGTGGATGACTGCTCGACGGATGGGACGACGGAAATTCTCCGGGAACTCGCCGAAGCACACCCCAACCTGCGCGCTTTCTTTCAGCCGGTCAATCGCGGTAAAGGCGCAGCGCTCCGTGAGGGCTTCAAGCATGCCACCGGTGATTACGTCATCATCCAGGACGCCGACTTGGAGTATGACCCGGAGGACTACAAGCAGATTCTGCCGCCGTTGATGGAAGGCAAGGCGGATGTCGTCTATGGGTCGCGCTTCATGGGCGGACAGCCCCACCGAGTGTTGTACTTCTGGCACTCGATGGGCAACTGGCTGCTGACGCTTCTCTCGAACATGGTGTCAGACTTGAACCTGACGGACATGGAAACCTGCTACAAAGCGTTTCGGCGTGAAGTCATTCAGTCCATTCCGCTTGAGCAAGACCGGTTTGGGTTTGAGCCGGAAGTCACTATCAAGGTGGCGCGGCGGCGGTTGCGGGTTTACGAAGTGGGCATCAGCTACTACGGGAGGACGTACGAAGAAGGTAAGAAAATTGGCTGGAAGGACGGCGTGAAGGCGCTGTGGTGCATCGCCAAGTATGGGTTGACGGTGCCGCGCGCGCCGTTGCCGCCGGTGACGGAACCGCTGGAGCAACCGGCCGTGCGGACGGATGAAACCACTATCCGCTAA